Proteins encoded by one window of Tubulanus polymorphus chromosome 7, tnTubPoly1.2, whole genome shotgun sequence:
- the LOC141908536 gene encoding uncharacterized protein LOC141908536 has protein sequence MNAAFSVNLTAVATTTVKGFRPHSRCKFIHHSDYKSFNLNMFYQVKNWVVASVAVFGVIGNVLSFVILRKEISKNTSIFYLKYLAILDVCMCASYLVFDFQNELYSHTLLLDHTLQFNHFMKRLYPYTQQIRFCFSGVSDMLILVIAVDRFIVVRWPLKASTLISMKRAHINVVAITLLVEVTCVQLFFKRWTRRSINPCTGYERWTTRITAFSKNLYYRYYMLFVHAPIFHMIPSVAIFMITINIIVILKSSSDTRKHMTSSTVPSRNKQDRSLTISLVIICSIHLIKRSLLLSGAISNWLVYKYGKKALLLPGKAPYMDGVKDLMRKVSASANFFIYVAMRESFRHRLRKMCFVIRTNGSD, from the coding sequence ATGAACGCAGCTTTCAGTGTGAATTTGACCGCAGTCGCTACGACGACCGTCAAAGGATTCAGACCACATTCTAGATGCAAATTCATCCATCATTCCGACTACAAATCGTTTAACTTGAACATGTTTTACCAGGTTAAGAACTGGGTCGTCGCTAGCGTCGCTGTGTTCGGCGTTATCGGAAACGTTTTGTCGTTCGTGATTCTGCGCAAAGAAATCTCGAAAAATACGAGTAttttctatctgaaatatctgGCTATTCTCGACGTGTGTATGTGTGCGTCTTATCTTGTATTTGATTTCCAGAATGAATTGTACAGTCACACGTTATTACTCGACCATACTTTACAATTCAACCACTTTATGAAGAGACTCTACCCGTACACGCAACAAATTAGGTTTTGTTTTTCGGGTGTCTCTGACATGTTAATTCTGGTGATCGCTGTGGACAGATTTATTGTAGTTCGGTGGCCTCTAAAAGCCAGCACactgatttcaatgaaacgAGCTCACATCAATGTAGTAGCTATAACTTTATTAGTTGAAGTGACGTGTGTGCAATTGTTTTTTAAACGATGGACTCGTAGGTCTATCAATCCTTGCACTGGATACGAAAGATGGACCACGAGGATAACTGCGTTCAGTAAAAACCTCTACTATCGTTATTACATGTTATTCGTACACGCCCCGATCTTTCATATGATTCCATCAGTGGCCATTTTCATGATTACCATAAATATAATTGTAATACTGAAATCTTCAAGCGATACCAGAAAACACATGACGTCATCAACAGTTCCTTCTAGGAATAAACAAGATCGAAGTTTGACGATTTCTTTAGTTATTATTTGCTCTATACATTTGATAAAACGCTCTCTACTTTTGTCTGGTGCGATAAGCAACTGGTTGGTGTATAAATACGGAAAGAAAGCTTTGCTGTTACCCGGTAAAGCACCTTATATGGACGGCGTAAAAGacttgatgagaaaagttTCGGCGTCCgcgaatttcttcatttacgTCGCTATGAGAGAAAGTTTTCGTCACCGACTTCGCAAAATGTGTTTCGTTATCAGAACAAATGGCAGTGATTAG